A stretch of the Musa acuminata AAA Group cultivar baxijiao chromosome BXJ2-7, Cavendish_Baxijiao_AAA, whole genome shotgun sequence genome encodes the following:
- the LOC135617683 gene encoding dual specificity protein phosphatase 1-like isoform X2, translating into MSQMDELQRSRILNCVQAFCAARYTREDNVPCQIEEGLFLGSVGAALNKSALKDLNITHILTVAKSLDPAFPIDFVYKKIDVFDTPGTELDKYFDECFSFIDEARSAGGGVLVHCFAGMSRSVTVVVAYLMKKHRMSLSDALALVRSKRPHIAPNHGFLTQLANFEKSLGVNRGTSSI; encoded by the exons ATGTCTCAGATGGATGAGCTTCAAAGGAGTAGGATTCTCAACTGCGTCCAGGCGTTCTGTGCTGCAAGATATACCAGGGAAGACAACGTTCCATGTCAGATTGAGGAG GGTTTGTTTCTGGGTTCAGTTGGCGCGGCGCTTAACAAGTCAGCGTTAAAAGACTTGAACATCACCCACATCTTAACAGTGGCCAAATCCCTGGACCCTGCATTTCCTATTGACTTCGTCTATAAGAAGATTGATG TGTTTGACACCCCAGGCACAGAGTTGGATAAGTATTTTGATGAATGCTTTAGTTTCATCGATGAAGCTAGAAGTGCAGGTGGTGGCGTGTTGGTTCATTGCTTTGCAGGAATGTCAAGAAG TGTCACTGTTGTTGTTGCTTATTTGATGAAGAAGCATCGGATGAGTCTTTCGGATGCATTGGCACTAGTTAGGAGCAAGCGACCACATATAGCCCCTAATCATGGTTTTCTTACTCAATTGGCGAACTTCGAGAAATCTCTTGGAG TGAATCGAGGCACAAGTTCTATCTAA
- the LOC135617683 gene encoding dual specificity protein phosphatase 1B-like isoform X1 has translation MSQMDELQRSRILNCVQAFCAARYTREDNVPCQIEEGLFLGSVGAALNKSALKDLNITHILTVAKSLDPAFPIDFVYKKIDVFDTPGTELDKYFDECFSFIDEARSAGGGVLVHCFAGMSRSVTVVVAYLMKKHRMSLSDALALVRSKRPHIAPNHGFLTQLANFEKSLGGTKSKTVTAG, from the exons ATGTCTCAGATGGATGAGCTTCAAAGGAGTAGGATTCTCAACTGCGTCCAGGCGTTCTGTGCTGCAAGATATACCAGGGAAGACAACGTTCCATGTCAGATTGAGGAG GGTTTGTTTCTGGGTTCAGTTGGCGCGGCGCTTAACAAGTCAGCGTTAAAAGACTTGAACATCACCCACATCTTAACAGTGGCCAAATCCCTGGACCCTGCATTTCCTATTGACTTCGTCTATAAGAAGATTGATG TGTTTGACACCCCAGGCACAGAGTTGGATAAGTATTTTGATGAATGCTTTAGTTTCATCGATGAAGCTAGAAGTGCAGGTGGTGGCGTGTTGGTTCATTGCTTTGCAGGAATGTCAAGAAG TGTCACTGTTGTTGTTGCTTATTTGATGAAGAAGCATCGGATGAGTCTTTCGGATGCATTGGCACTAGTTAGGAGCAAGCGACCACATATAGCCCCTAATCATGGTTTTCTTACTCAATTGGCGAACTTCGAGAAATCTCTTGGAG GGACAAAAAGTAAGACTGTGACGGCAGGATAG
- the LOC135617684 gene encoding protein trichome birefringence-like 10: protein MEVSGRVSSARDSSLLLPRSPARSREEGGGGGGAGMEALRRLVRRVKPFEHVGLLGFVVFTAALFLSLLCSAHSDYSWVWLGGGGYRGLWVSSTKGCGVERGTSDGSGGGECDWSEGEWVWDEGFRCSENGRSDRLYTKWRWQPAGCDLPRFNTKKMLKKLRNRRLVFVDDSIGRNQWESLLCMLSMGVSNKSSIYEVNDSPITKHMGFLVFKFEEYNCTVEYYRSPFLVLQSHPSPGLPEQIKATL from the exons ATGGAGGTCTCGGGCCGCGTCTCGTCTGCCAGGGACTCGTCGCTGCTGTTGCCGAGGTCGCCTGCGAGGAGTAGGGAGGAAggcgggggaggaggaggggCAGGCATGGAGGCGCTTCGGCGGCTGGTGAGGCGAGTGAAGCCCTTCGAGCATGTCGGCCTTCTAGGGTTCGTCGTCTTCACCGCCGCTCTGTTCCTGTCGCTGCTCTGCTCCGCCCACTCGGACTACAGCTGGGTGTGGCTCGGTGGCGGAGGGTATCGGGGGCTGTGGGTCTCTTCGACGAAGGGCTGCGGTGTGGAGAGAGGGACGAGcgacggcagcggcggcggagaATGCGATTGGTCCGAGGGAGAGTGGGTGTGGGACGAGGGTTTCCGCTGCTCAGAGAACGGGCGGTCCGATCGATTGTACACCAAGTGGCGGTGGCAGCCCGCTGGCTGCGATCTCCCCAG ATTTAACACAAAGAAGATGCTGAAGAAACTAAGGAACAGAAGGTTGGTGTTTGTTGATGATTCGATAGGGAGGAACCAATGGGAGTCCCTCCTCTGCATGCTTTCCATGGGGGTTTCTAACAAGAGCTCGATCTATGAAGTCAATGATAGCCCAATTACAAAACATATGGGCTTCTTGGTTTTCAAATTTGAAGAATACAATTGCACTGTGGAGTATTACAGGTCACCATTTCTGGTTCTCCAGAGCCATCCCTCACCAGGGTTACCGGAGCAAATTAAGGCTACACTTTGA
- the LOC135617685 gene encoding uncharacterized protein LOC135617685 produces MELETAENDGHLRESSSRKKRKRKEGKTRMTTKEEKKPTVSIAVAGFIIDNAQSLELATLLAGQVARAATIFRIDEVVVFDNRASSDVDPVVRPGHDGDESESGAEFLTMILRYLETPQYLRRRLFPMHKSLKFVGLLPPLDAPHHLRKHEWCSFREGVTLDVNPPNSKGTLVDVGLNKNVVIEEVLEPGKRITVAMGDNRGAEIDGFKKAVDSSSPRDQIGMYWGYKVRYCSNLSSVIRNCPYKGGYDHIIGTSEHGLVVASSELVIPSFRHLLIVFGGLGGLEENIEEDNNLKGKNVHDVFNSYLNTCPLQGSRTIRTEEAIFISLQYFQEPIKRAEQLCNGK; encoded by the exons ATGGAATTGGAGACTGCTGAGAATGATGGTCATCTCCGCGAGAGCAGCAgccggaagaagaggaagaggaaggagggtaAGACGAGGATGACgacgaaggaggagaagaaacctACAGTCAGCATCGCTGTTGCCGGCTTCATAATTGACAACGCCCAGTCCCTTGAGCTTGCCACCCTT TTGGCAGGTCAGGTTGCTCGTGCGGCCACCATCTTCCGAATCGATGAG GTTGTAGTGTTTGACAATAGAGCATCATCAGATGTTGATCCAGTGGTTAGACCAGGGCATGATGGGGATGAGAGCGAAAGTGGTGCAGAGTTTCTTACAATGATACTACGGTACTTGGAAACACCACAGTACTTGCGACGCCGTCTCTTTCCAATGCACAAGAGCTTAAAATTTGTG GGCTTGCTTCCTCCTCTAGATGCCCCTCATCACCTGCGCAAACATGAATGGTGTTCATTTCGTGAAG GTGTCACATTGGATGTGAATCCACCAAATTCAAAGGGCACACTTGTAGATGTAGGGTTAAATAAG AATGTAGTGATTGAGGAAGTTCTAGAACCTGGAAAGCGAATAACTGTAGCAATGGGGGACAATCGTGGTGCTGAAATAG ATGGTTTTAAAAAAGCAGTTGACTCCTCCAGTCCAAGAGACCAAATAGGTATGTATTGGGGGTACAAAGTTCGTTATTGTTCAAACCTCAGCAGTGTTATCAGAAACTGCCCGTATAAG GGTGGATATGATCATATTATAGGTACTTCAGAGCATGGTCTTGTGGTTGCTTCATCAGAGCTTGTAATTCCTTCATTTAG GCACCTTCTGATCGTATTTGGTGGACTTGGGGGTTTGGAAGAGAATATAGAAGAAGATAATAATTTGAAG GGAAAGAATGTCCACGATGTATTTAATTCATACTTGAATACATGCCCTCTTCAAGGAAGCAGAACCATAAGGACTGAG gaggCCATCTTCATATCCCTGCAATATTTCCAAGAACCAATAAAGCGAGCAGAGCAGCTATGCAATGGAAAATAG
- the LOC103992971 gene encoding putative RING-H2 finger protein ATL69 produces the protein MSSDSLSAPLAEAPAAAGGVGLGYGIAIAVGILVLVSTILLASYLCVRVKSDVHRPLPTPPPAARPAALAPDGSAAVVVVTAVGLDGPAIEAFYPRFACGQGGALAPPGPCPICLAEYEGGEVLRRAPDCGHCFHAGCVDEWLRVSATCPLCRSSPVPSAAATPVATPLSELIPLAAHPR, from the coding sequence ATGTCGTCCGACTCACTCTCTGCCCCTCTCGCCGAAGCGCCGGCTGCGGCCGGAGGGGTCGGCCTCGGATACGGCATCGCCATAGCGGTCGGCATCCTCGTCCTCGTCTCCACCATCTTGCTCGCCTCCTACCTCTGCGTCCGTGTTAAGAGCGACGTTCACCGCCCGCTCCCCACCCCACCCCCTGCAGCTCGGCCCGCTGCCTTGGCGCCAGACGGCAGCGCCGCCGTGGTGGTGGTGACGGCGGTGGGCCTGGACGGCCCCGCCATCGAGGCTTTCTACCCCAGGTTCGCCTGCGGCCAGGGCGGGGCGCTGGCGCCGCCGGGACCGTGCCCGATATGCCTCGCGGAGTACGAGGGCGGGGAGGTGCTGCGGCGGGCGCCGGACTGCGGCCATTGCTTCCACGCGGGGTGCGTGGACGAGTGGCTCAGGGTGAGCGCCACGTGTCCGCTCTGCCGCAGCTCACCGGTGCCGTCCGCTGCGGCGACGCCCGTGGCCACTCCGCTGTCGGAGCTGATACCGCTGGCGGCACACCCCAGGTGA